The genomic window attgctgaaaaaaaaactaatttcgtttattatgtataacaATGATAAACAAAGATAATAACTGTAAAACGtttatataatcattttacaagtattacaaaaatttttacgttacacgaatatatatatatatatatatatatatatatatatatatatatatatatatatatatatatatcatatgtacacaataataaattaacgTGACCCTTATATTGCAAATCttacaaaaaatgtattaaaaaaaaaatatatataatatatatgtctaatacatataaatattatgggCACTTggttaataaatattatggatATGTATAAtgtgtaaaaatatgattttttcactttattaaaaaaaaaaaagaaaaaaaacgaaCAACAAATTACAGCCGAAttatactaattttttaagtataaattactatatgtattatgcacacatttatttttgcgtgtgtgtgtatatactGTTGCAATATTTCGTATGCCTTTCTTCGCATAAAAGTATGTAAACGTTATTACTCATTTGTACGTTTTATTGAAGTATcactaaaataattttttctaattttgaGTCACTTTATCTATCACGCGTGTATTGTAAAtgaatatagatataaatgtAGGTATGATACGAGATAATTATCTTATTAACGTTATCTATATATTGCTTggactctttttttttttttttttttcttatagtTCGTCTGAATTGTTCAGgagattatttaaaaagttttcataccatttattattaatggtCAGATTTTTTAACTCCTCTGGATCAATATCCATTCCCATAAATTTTGTTGCTTTTTGTAGCATTTCTAAATGTGCTTTACTATCACCAAAATTTACTTGTAATTTAGATTTGGAGTTACCATCTGTTGCTTTAacttctttaattttaatttcatcCATTAAAGCATTTGCAATATCACTACTGTTTGTGTAATCAATAAATTTGAGCATTCCAATTAATATTTGATTTACTTTATTTCTTACTTCTTCATCttgtaatttttctttttttattttcatcaattCGGCCAACTTTTCTAACATTTCTTGGTGACCTTCTGTGTCTTTAATAATATCATCAAtggattttttttcattactgttttcattatctttaattttttgaatagtttttcttaaaaatgactttaccatttttttttctgcagTCTCATTTTTTGAGTTTAAAATATCTTGCAAGTACATGTAAAATTTAATCATTTCTTGAAGATCATTTGGATTAATTAAATtgttaaataaattgaaattGTTCGTTTcagtatttttttcattcatcGCTTCTTTTTTACTATTCTCTTTTTGGTCGCTAGATAAagcttttttcatttcattaaataatttagtaGCTTCATCCAATTTGTTTTCACTTAttaatttcttaattttttcaacaTCTGCAAAACTAGCAAGGTTCTTAAGATATTCATctttattctcttttttcatGTTCAAAATATTCTTCTTTTCGCCCTTTCCATTGATTACACTGGtcacaaaaaaatttaaaaggtagaaaaaaataaaatgcgaCAGTTTGACTTTTACCATTTTGAATAAACTTCGTCGTATTTACTGTCGTACTAAATGTATTGCAtttattcacatatatatatatatatatttatatttataaatggataatttttttaatgtaaaattcaaaaagcgttttcaagaaaataaaaaaattgtaggAACTGTTTAAAActctatataataaataattactacaaaaaataataaaatgatttaaagattaaaataaaatttacataataaaaaaaaaaaaaaaaaattattaactaaAATACTATCCAAATTTgtctaaaaatgaaattttatatttataatgcgTTTGTCCAAGGagattaatatattatgacatataaaaatgtgtaatatttttgttgtaagtaaaaatataaagtatatatgtatatattattatataaaagtatttactatatatataaaatatatataaatatataatatatacataaaaaacatatttttaccaagaatattgtttatttatataaaataaaataaataaaatcttaaagtatttttatatttatttttttttacctaaaaaaaaaaaaactacaatatatgttttaattattttatttttctatttttaaattaaagtACAAAACaagaattataataacaaaataaacataaaaaatatggtattaaataataatatattgatGCATGCTCAACGATAAAAGAAAGTGCATGCAAATCACTGAATTATTGTTTggtgcatatattatatatacatttatttattatacgCGTGTGTATATACGATATATGATATTATCTTAGtcaaatttataatatcatattaaaataaacaaggAAAACATGACATcatattaagtatatataagtagTACAAAGGTAAACTTAAAAGGTTAAAACTGCcccaaatatttttttatggtcATTTTTGTAAAACCATAATATGGGGTAAAGTTGAATTTTGACGACTTTGCATAAGTTTTTTCTTCAGTTCAGctttttttgcttatatatatattcctatatgtacaaacttgaaaaaattgcaatttaaaatattaaataaactaTAAAAGTAACAGAAAAACATTTTTCCACCAGATATAAGATATAACATtaggaaatatattatgctcTTATTTTGTATAGTTTCagggctttttttttttttctcttttaacaaaatgaataataaattatagtgCGCTTCTTTTtagtattaaataatttattaattcttttacaTTCACCAACTTTAATTGTACACTTAAGtaacttataatttttatattccccccttttataattttaaatatatatatatatatatattattatatgtgtaAACATAGTATTACCtaaagtaaaatttaaaaaaaaatattacgaaaaaaggaaatataagTTATTATCAAAGGTATATAataagtacatatgtattttggggggttttcttattatgattttataaaaatatttttctacttttgaaaaattaaaaaatacaaatttttacggaataaattgtttttttatttaaaattaaaaaaaaaaaaaaaaaatttatttttcactttatagttaaaataattttttttttcccgctctattaaagaattaacaataaagaggatttatatatttatattcacatattttaagaagataatattttttaatatattttttaacaccTCCATTTAAAGAGGCTCTTAACTTTAAGAATATTACGTTTATATAAGTCGCACGTGTAtgcgcatatatgtatatatatatatataaatatatatatatataaatatatatataaatatatatatatatatatatatatttatacacttATAAGGTGATATGTAGTGTGTCATTTTTTCAGTTATAACTgttgtaattaattttttgttgtttttatacatcattattttattttaatgaatgtaaacattttgttttttaaaataggtAACGGAATATCGTAATTCCATCGCAGAGTTATGTAATTTAtagtttaaatttttaagcCAATATCATCCGTTTTATGTTTTCTcattattgtatttatatatttatatataggtaaTTGCATACATCTTCTGTTATTTTTTCAAGAATAAAGTAGTTTTgagtgtgtatatatacgtatacgtATTGTACTTGTTAATACGGAATAGTATATGACATTGATTCTGTATTTTAAGAACTGAGGTCaaagaaatatttagtacgtagaaaaaaaagaaaaaaggcaaaagaaaagaaagacGTTATAGTAGTAAAATAGGcagtttaaaatattaagaggattttaaattatttagagGGAATAAACATCATTAAGAGTAATTAAGTCtgtttttctaaataaaaaCCACGGGGAGCTATTGAAATGATTTTAAGAAATCAAAAATatggaattattttttttccattttagataaaatatattgaaaattttgaatattcgaaaaaaaacatattcatatcttcgtatgtatatgtatatatatatatatatatgtgtgtgtgtatatgtatgcaagtgtatgtatataaatattgtgCTTAGACATAGATGTTACATTTTCATAAAAGAGGCATATACTGGTAAAagattttaatatatatatatatatatatatatatgtgatcCACCACGTATAACAAAAGGTGAGatgtagtatatatattttttttttttaaattccgAATGATTCCTTTTTTCGAATATTATAAGTGTCAATGAAAATATCACGactacttatttttatagtttcACTTATTTTATGTTGTTTATACAACAAGAATCTGGTAAGCGTATATTGTGATAGTACTGCTGACGATGTATATTTGAGTACATTAAAAGAACTAAACTTAAgtaaagaatttataaatatattcagtGATAAAAATGTACGTGGTactattgaaaaatatattacagaagaacatttaaaatattatataagtgATATTAGAAAATGcgaaaattatgtaataaaaacttTGGAAAAGTTGCTAGTAAGGGAATATCCATCCACcataggaaaaaaagaattacttattaaaaatgatttacttaaatttttaagtGTATTATTTACgaaacatgaaaaaattgttaGGAAATTTTTTGATGATTTTTCAAG from Plasmodium malariae genome assembly, chromosome: 13 includes these protein-coding regions:
- the PmUG01_13053400 gene encoding conserved Plasmodium protein, unknown function, translated to MVKVKLSHFIFFYLLNFFVTSVINGKGEKKNILNMKKENKDEYLKNLASFADVEKIKKLISENKLDEATKLFNEMKKALSSDQKENSKKEAMNEKNTETNNFNLFNNLINPNDLQEMIKFYMYLQDILNSKNETAEKKMVKSFLRKTIQKIKDNENSNEKKSIDDIIKDTEGHQEMLEKLAELMKIKKEKLQDEEVRNKVNQILIGMLKFIDYTNSSDIANALMDEIKIKEVKATDGNSKSKLQVNFGDSKAHLEMLQKATKFMGMDIDPEELKNLTINNKWYENFLNNLLNNSDEL